In one Gossypium hirsutum isolate 1008001.06 chromosome D09, Gossypium_hirsutum_v2.1, whole genome shotgun sequence genomic region, the following are encoded:
- the LOC107929002 gene encoding serine/threonine protein phosphatase 2A regulatory subunit B''beta isoform X1, with translation MKMEVVGDVASLDPDLLQLSELSPLALNSNPFLAEELFSLWLSLPETSRLVKNLLNDVKTGSFSNATANSAVSTATSLPSTFPSSSTPPLSPRSTSGSPRIVKQRSSPSLLGSPLKLVSEPVREVIPQFYFKNGCPPPNELKERCLFAIDQYFYGHLGLQIHEFKAVTKDICKLPSFFSTALFRKIDVNDSGIVTRDQFVNYWIGDNLLTMDLATRVYTVLKKPHCRYLTQGDFEPILHKLLASHPGLEFLRSTPEFQERYAETVVYRIFYYINRSGTGHLTLRELKCGNLISAMQHVDEEEDINKVLRYFSYEHFYVIYCKFWELDTEHYFFIDKENLIRYGNHALTYRIVGRIFSQVPRLRGKWVMKILFTLYCQRKINHWNLVWNTGLNALIWMEMGCSHQMNCNSFTRSSYIEWNAWPKKQFSLRMYYARLLT, from the exons aTGAAAATGGAGGTGGTAGGTGACGTGGCATCTCTAGATCCTGATTTACTTCAGCTTTCAGAGCTCTCTCCTTTAGCTCTCAATTCCAATCCTTTCCTAGCGGAAGAACTTTTCTCCCTTTGGCTTTCCCTCCCTGAAACCAGTCGACTG gttaAGAATTTGCTTAATGATGTCAAAACGGGATCGTTTTCAAATGCGACGGCGAATTCCGCCGTTTCAACAGCCACTTCATTGCCCTCAACGTTTCCTTCATCAAGCACTCCTCCGCTTTCGCCTCGTAGTACTTCCGGTTCTCCTCGAATCGTCAAACAGCGGTCTAGCCCTTCTTTGTTAGGTTCGCCACTCAAATTAGTTAGCGAGCCGGTCCGTGAAGTGATACCACAG ttttattttaaaaacggCTGTCCGCCTCCAAATGAATTGAAAGAGCGGTGCTTGTTTGCGATTGATCAGTACTTTTATGGTCATTTGGGATTGCAAATTCATG AGTTCAAGGCGGTAACAAAAGATATTTGCAAGCTACCATCATTTTTCTCTACGGCTCTGTTTAGAAAAATTGATGTCAACGACAGTGGTATCGTGACAAG GGATCAATTTGTCAATTATTGGATTGGAGACAACCTTCTAACTATGGATTTAGCAACCCGAGTCTATACAGTTCTTAAGAAACCTCATTGCAGATACCTTACTCAG GGTGATTTCGAGCCCATTTTACACAAACTTTTGGCATCTCATCCTGGGCTGGAGTTTTTACGAAGCACCCCAGAGTTTCAGGAAAGATATG CTGAAACAGTTGTATATAGaatattttactatataaatAGATCAGGAACTGGCCATCTTACCCTCCGTGAGTTGAAGTGTGGCAACCTAATTTCTGCAATGCAGCATGTGGATGAAGAAGAAGACATTAACAAAGTTTTAAG ATACTTCTCTTATGAACACTTCTACGTAATATACTGCAAGTTTTGGGAGCTTGACACCGAACATTATTTTTTTATCGATAAAGAGAACCTTATCAGATATGGTAACCATGCTCTTACCTACCGGATTGTTGGTAGGATTTTTTCTCAG GTGCCAAGGTTAAGGGGAAAATGGGTTATGAAGATTTTGTTTACTTTATACTGTCAGAGGAAGATAAATCATTGGAACCTGGTCTGGAATACTG GTTTAAATGCATTGATTTGGATGGAAATGGGGTGCTCACACCAAATGAACTGCAATTCTTTTACGAGGAGCAGTTACATCGAATGGAATGCATGGCCCAAGAAACAGTTCTCTTTGAGGATGTACTATGCCAGATTGTTGACATGA
- the LOC107929002 gene encoding serine/threonine protein phosphatase 2A regulatory subunit B''beta isoform X2, producing the protein MKMEVVGDVASLDPDLLQLSELSPLALNSNPFLAEELFSLWLSLPETSRLVKNLLNDVKTGSFSNATANSAVSTATSLPSTFPSSSTPPLSPRSTSGSPRIVKQRSSPSLLGSPLKLVSEPVREVIPQFYFKNGCPPPNELKERCLFAIDQYFYGHLGLQIHEFKAVTKDICKLPSFFSTALFRKIDVNDSGIVTRDQFVNYWIGDNLLTMDLATRVYTVLKKPHCRYLTQGDFEPILHKLLASHPGLEFLRSTPEFQERYAETVVYRIFYYINRSGTGHLTLRELKCGNLISAMQHVDEEEDINKVLRYFSYEHFYVIYCKFWELDTEHYFFIDKENLIRYGNHALTYRIVGRIFSQVHTLFSAKVKGKMGYEDFVYFILSEEDKSLEPGLEYWFKCIDLDGNGVLTPNELQFFYEEQLHRMECMAQETVLFEDVLCQIVDMIRPEKEDYISLRDMKSCKLSGHVFNILFNLNKFIAFETRDPFLIRQIYLFLERENPTLTEWDRFAHREYIRLSMEEDIEDASNGSGDIWDESFEAPF; encoded by the exons aTGAAAATGGAGGTGGTAGGTGACGTGGCATCTCTAGATCCTGATTTACTTCAGCTTTCAGAGCTCTCTCCTTTAGCTCTCAATTCCAATCCTTTCCTAGCGGAAGAACTTTTCTCCCTTTGGCTTTCCCTCCCTGAAACCAGTCGACTG gttaAGAATTTGCTTAATGATGTCAAAACGGGATCGTTTTCAAATGCGACGGCGAATTCCGCCGTTTCAACAGCCACTTCATTGCCCTCAACGTTTCCTTCATCAAGCACTCCTCCGCTTTCGCCTCGTAGTACTTCCGGTTCTCCTCGAATCGTCAAACAGCGGTCTAGCCCTTCTTTGTTAGGTTCGCCACTCAAATTAGTTAGCGAGCCGGTCCGTGAAGTGATACCACAG ttttattttaaaaacggCTGTCCGCCTCCAAATGAATTGAAAGAGCGGTGCTTGTTTGCGATTGATCAGTACTTTTATGGTCATTTGGGATTGCAAATTCATG AGTTCAAGGCGGTAACAAAAGATATTTGCAAGCTACCATCATTTTTCTCTACGGCTCTGTTTAGAAAAATTGATGTCAACGACAGTGGTATCGTGACAAG GGATCAATTTGTCAATTATTGGATTGGAGACAACCTTCTAACTATGGATTTAGCAACCCGAGTCTATACAGTTCTTAAGAAACCTCATTGCAGATACCTTACTCAG GGTGATTTCGAGCCCATTTTACACAAACTTTTGGCATCTCATCCTGGGCTGGAGTTTTTACGAAGCACCCCAGAGTTTCAGGAAAGATATG CTGAAACAGTTGTATATAGaatattttactatataaatAGATCAGGAACTGGCCATCTTACCCTCCGTGAGTTGAAGTGTGGCAACCTAATTTCTGCAATGCAGCATGTGGATGAAGAAGAAGACATTAACAAAGTTTTAAG ATACTTCTCTTATGAACACTTCTACGTAATATACTGCAAGTTTTGGGAGCTTGACACCGAACATTATTTTTTTATCGATAAAGAGAACCTTATCAGATATGGTAACCATGCTCTTACCTACCGGATTGTTGGTAGGATTTTTTCTCAGGTTCATACTT TGTTTA GTGCCAAGGTTAAGGGGAAAATGGGTTATGAAGATTTTGTTTACTTTATACTGTCAGAGGAAGATAAATCATTGGAACCTGGTCTGGAATACTG GTTTAAATGCATTGATTTGGATGGAAATGGGGTGCTCACACCAAATGAACTGCAATTCTTTTACGAGGAGCAGTTACATCGAATGGAATGCATGGCCCAAGAAACAGTTCTCTTTGAGGATGTACTATGCCAGATTGTTGACATGATCAGACCAGAG AAAGAGGACTATATCAGCCTACGCGACATGAAAAGCTGCAAACTTTCTGGACATGTTTTTAACATTCTTTTCAATCTCAATAAGTTCATTGCTTTCGAAACTCGTGATCCTTTTCTTATTCGTCAG atatatttatttttggaacGTGAAAATCCAACGTTGACGGAGTGGGATCGTTTTGCACATCGAGAATATATTAGGCTTtccatggaagaagatattgaaGATGCTTCTAATGGAAGTGGAGATATTTGGGATGAATCATTTGAGGCTCCCTTTTAA
- the LOC121221042 gene encoding serine/threonine-protein kinase tricornered, translated as METARCWLNKLKSKDKLRPSKKKEAANGKEGSKPPASEEAPSKVTKQRVEAAKQYIENHYKKQMKSLQERKERRDILEKKLADAEVSEEEQNNLLKCFEKKETEYMRLQRHKMGADDFEPLTMIGKGAFGEVRICKEKATGHVYAMKKLKKSEMLRRGQVEHVKAERNLLAEVDSNCIVKLYCSFQDDEYLYLIMEYLPGGDMMTLLMRKDILTEDEARFYVGETVLAIESIHKHNYIHRDIKPDNLLLDKNGHMKLSDFGLCKPLDCSNLQEKDFTLAKNLSGALQSDGRPAPPKRTQQEQLQHWQRNRRMLAYSTVGTPDYIAPEVLLKKGYGMECDWWSLGAIMYEMLVGYPPFYSDEPMSTCRKIVNWRTHLKFPEEAKLSPEAKDLISKLLCNVEQRLGTKGANEIKAHPWFKGIEWDKLYQMKAAFIPEVNDELDTQNFEKFEEADNQIPSATKSGPWRKMLSSKDVNFVGYTYKNFEIVDDNQLPGIAELKKKSSKPKRPSIKSLFEDESAAAASQPVQGSFINLLPPQHEAPENHYRK; from the exons ATGGAAACTGCAAGGTGTTGGCTCAACAAATTGAAATCTAAAGATAAGTTAAGGCCTTCAAAGAAGAAAGAGGCTGCAAATGGAAAGGAGGGGTCTAAACCACCAGCAAGTGAAGAGGCACCATCAAAAGTCACCAAACAGCGGGTAGAAGCTGCAAAGCAATATATTGAAAACCATTACAAGAAGCAGATGAAAAGCCTCCAGGAAAGAAAGGAGCG ACGTGATATTCTAGAAAAGAAGTTGGCTGATGCTGAAGTCTCTGAAGAAGAACAAAACAACTTACTAAAGTGTTTTGAGAAGAAGGAAACAGAATACATGCGACTCCAGCGGCATAAAATGGGTGCTGATGATTTTGAGCCATTGACCATGATAGGCAAGGGTGCATTTGGTGAG GTTAGAATCTGCAAGGAGAAAGCAACTGGTCATGTTTATGCCATGAAGAAGCTTAAGAAGTCAGAAATGCTTCGCAGAGGCCAG GTTGAACATGTGAAAGCTGAGAGGAATCTACTTGCGGAGGTTGACAGTAATTGCATTGTCAAACTATATTGCTCCTTCCAAGATGATGAGTATCTATATCTCATTATGGAATATTTACCTGGGGGGGATATGATGACTTTACTGATGCGGAAGGATATATTAACTGAAGATGAGGCCAGGTTTTACGTTGGAGAAACTGTCCTGGCAATTGAATCAATCCACAAACATAATTATATTCATAG AGACATCAAGCCTGACAACCTGCTACTTGATAAAAATGGTCATATGAAATTATCAGATTTTGGATTATGTAAACCATTAGATTGCAGTAATCTCCAGGAAAAGGATTTTACCTTAGCAAAGAATCTCAGTGGGGCTCTTCAAAGTGATGGACGACCTGCTCCACCAAAACGCACACAACAAGAGCAATTGCAGCATTGGCAGAGGAACAGAAGGATGCTT GCATATTCTACGGTTGGTACACCTGACTATATCGCTCCAGAGGTTTTGCTGAAGAAAGGATACGGAATGGAATGCGATTG GTGGTCTCTTGGTGCTATCATGTATGAAATGCTTGTTGGATATCCACCCTTTTATTCTGATGAGCCAATGTCGACCTGTCGGAAG ATAGTAAATTGGAGAACGCACTTAAAATTTCCCGAAGAAGCAAAACTATCCCCCGAAGCTAAAGATCTTATCAGTAAACTCTTATGTAATGTTGAGCAAAGGCTTGGCACAAAGGGCGCTAATGAAATTAAG GCTCACCCATGGTTTAAAGGTATTGAATGGGACAAATTGTATCAAATGAAAGCTGCATTTATTCCTGAAGTCAATGACGAGTTGGACACGCAAAATTTCGAGAAGTTTGAGGAG GCTGACAACCAAATTCCATCTGCCACAAAATCAGGTCCTTGGAGAAAG ATGCTTTCATCCAAGGATGTAAACTTTGTCGGTTACACATACAAGAACTTTGAAATTGTAGATGACAATCAATTACCTGGCATTG CGGAGTTGAAGAAGAAGAGCTCAAAGCCCAAGAGACCCTCCATCAAATCCCTTTTTG AGGACGAGTCCGCTGCAGCTGCCAGTCAACCTGTTCAAGGGAGTTTCATAAACCTCTTGCCACCGCAACATGAAGCCCCAGAGAATCATTATAGAAAATGA